The Natrinema caseinilyticum genomic sequence GCCGGCGGCTGGGGCCAGAGCCCGAAGTTCCCGCTGCCTGACGCCCTCGAGTTCGCGCTCAAACGCGATCGAGAGATGGCGCTTCGGTGTTACGACGCCGTCGGTGCAAATCTGTTAGACGAGTACGACGGCGGCTTCTATCGCTTCGCGACGGAGCGCGACTGGTCGGGGCTCCAGCGGGAGAAACTCCTCGATTCGAACGGGGCGCTCGTGCGCGCGTTCGCCAACGCGTACCTGCTCACGGGGAAAGACGAGTACCGCGAGCCCGCCGAGCGGACGGTCGAGTACGTGACCACGACGCTGTGGAACGGCGACGCCAACGCCTTCGCGAACAGTCAGGCACCGGGCGAAGACGACGCTCACAGCATCGATGCGACCGATCGGGCGAGCGCGGACGAGCCGCCGATCGACCGCGGCGTCTTCGCCGGTTCGAACGCGCTGGCGATCGAAGGTCTGTGTACCTTCTACGCCTACACCGACGACGACCGTGCCAGGCGGTACGCCGAACGCGCACTCGAGACGCTTCGCGAAGACCTGCTCGCCGACGGCGTCGTCCGGCACGCGCTCGCGGAAGCCGACCGCGAGGGCGCCGTCTCCGACCGAGACCGTGGCGCTGCCGGCGACCGCCCCGTCTGCCTCCTCTCGAATCAGGCGCGGGCCCTCGCGGCGTTGACGACGGCCGCGAGCACCCTGGAGTCGGACGTTCTCGACGATGCGGTGTCGATCGCCGATACGACGATCAATCGCCTCCACGACGGGGAGTCGTTCCTCGACGGTCCCACCGACGGAATCGGCTTGCTCGATCGGCCGCTGCGTCCCCTCGATTCGAACGTCGCGTTCGCCGACGCCCTGCTCGAGCTCGCCGTTCTCACCGGCACGGACCGGTACCGCGAGTACGCACGCCGGACGCTCGAGGCCTTCGCGGGTGCGAGCGACCGCATCGGCGTCCAGGTCGCGCGCTACGCGTCGACGGTGTCCCGGCTGCTCGAAGGACCGCTGGTGATCCGCGTCGCGGCCGAGCCAGGGTCGGACCTCCATCGTGCGGCGCTCCGGCTCGCCGACCACGAGAAGGTCGTCGTCCCCGATGCGGCCGAACTCGAGACCCGAACGGCGAGAGTCGAACGCGGCGATCGTGTGTCAGCTGACGCCGAAACTCCGGCCGAGTTGAGCGATCGCGTTGCGTCCGTTCTCGAGTGACGTCCGGGTCCGAACCGCCCGTGTCCGCTATCGCGTCAAACTACCACAGCGTTTATGTTTCTCCGGTGGGATGGTTCCCGATATGGCCAGCCTCAGGGATCTCGGGCTCTCCGAGTACGAAGCTCGAGCCTACCGATCGTTGCTCAATACCGGCCCCACAACGGCGAAGGAGTTGTCACGAGCGAGTGACGTCCCGATGGGGCGCATCTACGACGTCTTGAACAGCATCGAACAGTACAATCTGGTCCGGAGTCAGACCGCGAGCCGACCGAAGAAGTACGTCGCCGTGGAGCCGTCGACGGCGCTCGATCGGCTGCTCGACGACAAGAAACGCGAACTCGAGGAGAAAGCAGATCAGTACGAGTCGATCGTCGACGATCTGGCCGACGAACTCGACGCGGCCGAGCCGGTCGAAGAACAGTTCTGGACCGCCGCCGTCGGCCCCGAAGAGACGATCGACCTTCTCCTCGAGCGCCTCGCAGCGGCCGACAGCGATATCGTAATGGTCTCCGCGGATCCGGCACCCCAGTGGGACATGCAGGCCGTCAGTGAGGACGTCAATGCGCAACTCGAGGACGCCCTCGACCGCGGCGTCTCGATCGATCTCTTGATGACCCGCGAGATGGTCGCCTCGCTGTCGGAGGACGTAGGCCAGCGCTATCGGGAGACGCTCCAGCAGCGCGACGACTTCGACGTCCGCACGAACGACGACATAACGGGTTCGTTCAACATCATCGACGGTGTCGAGGTGTGCATTCAGGTGCCGAACCCGCTTTCGTCCGGGGAGGCGTTCGGAATGATCGACCTGAAAGATCCGGAGTTCGCCGCGAACGTCCACGAGGAGTTCATCCCGCGGTGGAAAGAAGCGGAACCGCTCCAGTTTTAGGGCGCAATTTCGCCGCGTAAGGTTCCCATTTCGACGACGCGCTCGGCGTGGGCGTTGTGCTGGTGGATCGACTCGTCGTTGGACTGACTCATCGTGATCACCGCGTCGTCGGGCAAGTGGTCG encodes the following:
- a CDS encoding DUF255 domain-containing protein, producing the protein MNDVTRVEWREWGRAAFDEASADDVPVLLSLTATWCDHCHEMDAETYAEPRIAANVNDSFVPVRVDVDRYPRVRDRYNMGGFPSTVFLAPDGRVLTGAGYLGPDGMRQVLDSVRTMWQTNGSGAARIPRPLREDNPPAGELTADVESAMLGQLSETYDEVAGGWGQSPKFPLPDALEFALKRDREMALRCYDAVGANLLDEYDGGFYRFATERDWSGLQREKLLDSNGALVRAFANAYLLTGKDEYREPAERTVEYVTTTLWNGDANAFANSQAPGEDDAHSIDATDRASADEPPIDRGVFAGSNALAIEGLCTFYAYTDDDRARRYAERALETLREDLLADGVVRHALAEADREGAVSDRDRGAAGDRPVCLLSNQARALAALTTAASTLESDVLDDAVSIADTTINRLHDGESFLDGPTDGIGLLDRPLRPLDSNVAFADALLELAVLTGTDRYREYARRTLEAFAGASDRIGVQVARYASTVSRLLEGPLVIRVAAEPGSDLHRAALRLADHEKVVVPDAAELETRTARVERGDRVSADAETPAELSDRVASVLE
- a CDS encoding TrmB family transcriptional regulator, which produces MASLRDLGLSEYEARAYRSLLNTGPTTAKELSRASDVPMGRIYDVLNSIEQYNLVRSQTASRPKKYVAVEPSTALDRLLDDKKRELEEKADQYESIVDDLADELDAAEPVEEQFWTAAVGPEETIDLLLERLAAADSDIVMVSADPAPQWDMQAVSEDVNAQLEDALDRGVSIDLLMTREMVASLSEDVGQRYRETLQQRDDFDVRTNDDITGSFNIIDGVEVCIQVPNPLSSGEAFGMIDLKDPEFAANVHEEFIPRWKEAEPLQF